In Apteryx mantelli isolate bAptMan1 chromosome 18, bAptMan1.hap1, whole genome shotgun sequence, a single window of DNA contains:
- the LOC106500127 gene encoding P2Y purinoceptor 1-like, whose protein sequence is MATEAALAWAPQPGNGSGAACPVNMAFAHHYLPAVYLVVIPLGLVGNALGLWQLCTGLRRSARSALSLLVGNLGLADLLYVSTLPFLVSYYLQGRVWLFGRVWCRLTRSLFHLNLYASIGFLTCISVHRYLGIVHPMKMRGRCQTLTSSLWLSVMVWVWVIAQVAPDLAFSKMDYTGTRCHDTTEYKNLGAYLPYTAAITVTGFVIPFLIIIACYGHVVVVLCRNSTVDARLRRRSIRLVIVVMVLFSLCFLPYHIFRNLNLLSRRWQLQGSCTQTLNNIYISYQVTRGLASLNSALNPLLYIMTSEDCMSRVRTLQQRASHSLRSLFRSEASHQTDEKKINIIHCEQQLSDEL, encoded by the coding sequence ATGGCCACGGAGGCTGCTCTGGCCTGGGCTCCGCAGCCCGGCAATGGCAGCGGGGCAGCCTGCCCCGTGAACATGGCCTTCGCCCACCACTACTTGCCTGCTGTCTATCTGGTGGTGATCCCCCTGGGGCTGGTGGGCAACGCGCTGGGCCTGTGGCAGCTGTGCACCGGACTGCGGCGGAGCGCCCGCAGCGCCCTGAGCCTGCTGGTGGGCAACCTGGGCCTGGCCGACCTGCTGTACGTCAGCACGCTGCCCTTCCTGGTGAGCTACTACTTGCAGGGCAGAGTGTGGCTCTTCGGCAGGGTCTGGTGCCGGCTCACCCGAAGCCTCTTCCATCTCAACCTCTACGCCAGCATCGGCTTCCTCACCTGCATCAGCGTCCACCGGTACCTGGGCATCGTGCACCCGATGAAAATGCGGGGCAGGTGCCAGACTCTCACCTCTTCCCTGTGGCTCAGCGTGATGGTCTGGGTATGGGTCATTGCACAGGTAGCGCCCGATTTAGCCTTCAGCAAAATGGACTACACAGGGACGCGGTGCCACGACACGACGGAGTACAAGAACCTGGGCGCTTACTTGCCATACACTGCAGCCATTACCGTGACTGGCTTTGTCATCCCCTTTCTCATCATCATCGCATGCTATGGCCATGTGGTCGTGGTGCTCTGCAGGAACAGCACCGTGGACGCCAGACTACGGAGAAGAAGCATCAGACTGGTGATAGTTGTGATGGTCCTCTTCTCACTCTGCTTCCTCCCCTATCACATATTCAGAAACCTCAACTTGTTGTCTCGAAGATGGCAACTGCAAGGGTCCTGCACACAGACTTTAAATAacatttacatttcctaccaagtGACCCGCGGCCTGGCCAGCTTGAACAGTGCCTTGAACCCCCTGCTCTACATAATGACCAGCGAAGACTGCATGTCACGCGTGAGGactctccagcaaagggccagCCACTCTCTGCGCTCTCTCTTCAGGAGCGAAGCCAGTCACCAGACGGATGAGAAGAAAATCAACATCATTCACTGTGAGCAGCAGCTTTCTGATGAGCTCTGA